From the genome of Thermoflexus hugenholtzii, one region includes:
- a CDS encoding RHS repeat-associated core domain-containing protein — MNCDPAGNLIAQVDARGWAVNAYYDPLNRLKGKTYTPNVPDGAAYVPPPDPGPSGYAVGFAYDEPGYGASLGRKTRAWTAEGIQRTWAYDARGRVLTATLTVDGQTYLQRFAYDAMDRLAQRVDPDGEVLTVAYGPHGWPTALTGWGAYAGNAAYNAAGQLTTLTLFGGGLLQRAYDPRTLRVVRIQGPGLDLGYAYDPAGNVWRITDTVRSEVWAFDYDELDRLIGMSGPVSGTWTLDEGGRWLQRTEGEDHWVYDYGDPVPPASPPGPHRAYLPLVLRGSGVRCLGEAWHAAWGGGDRGRSWRLVAVSDGTSLGYDGNGNVVTRAVGGVEWRYVYDPENRLKEVWRGAERVASFRYDPEGNRVVREVGGVRTVVVDEGNEVRGGVVRKVYRLGGETVAVREGSTVDAAVGDHLGSVTVLAQGGSPAGVTRYLPYGAIRVESGVWVTDKRFTGQRWEASLGLYDYKARFYDPALGRFLQPDPIVPEPGNPQALHRYAYVYNNPLRYTDPSGHCALLEENASGLCVRFTPGGTLHIVRGGSVFVNWVEVALANALLSGNPRSMDALPDGAGWAIAPSLSRVRTELEEASGEGATGGLGLDPLWLVGLAMATGKAREEPSGPPPAWLELVPPKYRETVARAFQGTPQVITLQEDLIVYRHWGGGAQEEGSPWFSPKPYIRPGNARRYLALPPGNTAERISVFKIPAGTIIIHGKVAPQVEYFGPYAVGGGEQIYLPDPSKAILIGPLDVNNQ; from the coding sequence TTGAATTGCGACCCGGCCGGCAACCTCATCGCCCAGGTGGATGCCCGGGGCTGGGCGGTGAACGCCTACTACGACCCCCTCAACCGGCTGAAAGGGAAAACCTACACCCCGAACGTCCCGGATGGCGCCGCTTACGTTCCCCCGCCGGACCCGGGGCCTTCGGGGTATGCCGTGGGCTTCGCTTACGATGAGCCCGGGTATGGGGCCTCCCTCGGGCGCAAGACCCGGGCCTGGACCGCCGAGGGGATCCAGCGGACCTGGGCCTACGACGCCCGGGGCCGCGTCCTCACCGCCACCCTCACCGTGGACGGCCAGACCTACCTCCAGCGCTTCGCCTACGACGCAATGGACCGCCTGGCGCAGCGGGTGGACCCCGACGGCGAGGTCCTCACGGTGGCCTATGGTCCGCACGGCTGGCCCACGGCCCTCACCGGGTGGGGTGCCTATGCCGGGAACGCGGCTTACAACGCGGCGGGCCAGCTCACGACCCTCACCCTGTTCGGGGGCGGCCTCCTCCAGCGCGCCTACGACCCCCGCACCCTGCGGGTGGTCCGGATCCAGGGGCCGGGGCTGGACCTGGGCTACGCCTACGACCCGGCCGGCAACGTTTGGCGGATCACGGACACGGTGCGGTCGGAGGTCTGGGCCTTTGACTACGATGAGCTGGACCGCCTGATTGGGATGAGCGGGCCGGTGAGCGGGACCTGGACCCTGGACGAAGGGGGGCGGTGGCTTCAGCGGACGGAAGGGGAAGACCACTGGGTCTATGACTACGGGGATCCTGTTCCTCCTGCTTCCCCGCCGGGGCCGCATCGGGCCTATCTGCCCCTGGTGTTGCGGGGTTCCGGCGTGCGCTGCCTGGGTGAAGCCTGGCACGCGGCCTGGGGTGGGGGAGACCGGGGCCGCTCCTGGCGGCTGGTTGCAGTGAGCGATGGGACCTCTCTGGGGTATGATGGGAACGGGAACGTGGTGACCCGCGCCGTGGGCGGGGTGGAATGGCGCTACGTCTACGACCCCGAGAACCGGCTGAAGGAAGTGTGGCGGGGCGCCGAGCGGGTGGCTTCCTTCCGGTATGACCCCGAAGGGAACCGGGTCGTGCGGGAGGTGGGGGGAGTCCGCACGGTGGTCGTGGATGAGGGCAATGAGGTCCGGGGCGGGGTGGTGCGGAAGGTCTATCGGCTGGGCGGCGAGACGGTGGCGGTGCGGGAGGGGAGCACAGTCGATGCGGCCGTGGGGGACCATCTGGGCAGCGTCACGGTGCTGGCGCAGGGCGGAAGCCCGGCGGGGGTCACGCGGTATCTTCCATATGGGGCGATTCGGGTAGAGAGCGGGGTTTGGGTCACCGACAAGAGGTTCACCGGCCAGCGGTGGGAGGCTTCTCTTGGCTTGTATGACTACAAGGCCCGCTTCTATGACCCGGCCCTGGGCCGCTTCCTGCAGCCGGATCCCATCGTGCCCGAGCCGGGGAACCCGCAAGCGCTCCATCGGTATGCCTATGTCTACAACAACCCGCTGCGCTACACCGATCCCAGCGGGCACTGCGCATTGCTGGAGGAGAACGCAAGCGGACTCTGTGTTCGGTTCACCCCGGGAGGCACCCTGCACATCGTGCGGGGCGGCTCGGTCTTCGTCAACTGGGTGGAGGTGGCCCTCGCCAATGCCCTGCTCTCCGGGAATCCCCGTTCCATGGATGCCCTCCCTGATGGTGCCGGATGGGCCATCGCCCCATCCCTTTCCCGGGTGAGGACCGAGCTGGAAGAAGCAAGTGGGGAAGGAGCCACTGGAGGGCTGGGGCTGGATCCCCTATGGCTGGTTGGGCTGGCAATGGCAACGGGGAAAGCAAGGGAAGAGCCCTCGGGTCCGCCCCCGGCATGGCTTGAGCTGGTCCCCCCGAAGTACCGGGAGACCGTAGCCCGAGCCTTCCAGGGCACCCCCCAGGTCATCACTCTCCAGGAAGACCTGATCGTCTATCGGCATTGGGGAGGAGGTGCACAGGAAGAGGGTTCTCCCTGGTTTTCTCCTAAGCCTTACATTCGACCAGGGAACGCACGGCGCTATCTGGCATTGCCACCTGGAAATACCGCAGAGCGGATTTCAGTTTTTAAGATCCCCGCAGGCACGATTATCATCCATGGTAAGGTTGCTCCTCAAGTCGAATATTTCGGACCCTATGCCGTTGGGGGTGGAGAGCAAATCTACCTGCCAGATCCGAGCAAAGCCATCCTAATCGGCCCGCTGGATGTCAACAACCAGTAG
- a CDS encoding RHS repeat domain-containing protein: MITPRAVGGVEWGYVYDPENRLKEAWRGAERVASFRYDPEGNRVVREVGGVRTVVVDEGNEVRGGVVRKVYRLGGETVAVREGSTVDAAVGDHLGSVTVLAQGGSPAGVTRYLPYGAIRVESGVWVTDKRFTGQRWEASLGLYDYKARFYDPALGRFLQPDPLVPEPGNPQALHRYAYVYNNPLRYVDGGGHLPVVPLLVAGAIIALKIIDYGWTAWDAYQSLRVLNDPNAPEAARAEAAANLALIAVTEAAEPDDLLPVTLPLDDLARKGILKAGREIGEQATRQAVEEVASAAIRKPPIVIGENMERVRRYAQKIGGETIDDWLGGRKWTPELNDEFINTVKREGREVVDIGPDFNRRLRYRLDPTDPLGRPPSIVYGRERRQLSGYPNYRRVYERFWKYGGGVPGLDY; this comes from the coding sequence GTGATTACCCCCCGCGCCGTGGGCGGGGTGGAATGGGGCTACGTCTACGACCCCGAGAACCGGCTGAAGGAAGCGTGGCGGGGCGCCGAGCGGGTGGCTTCCTTCCGGTATGACCCTGAGGGGAACCGGGTCGTGCGGGAGGTGGGGGGAGTCCGCACGGTGGTCGTGGATGAGGGCAATGAGGTCCGGGGCGGGGTGGTGCGGAAGGTCTATCGGCTGGGCGGCGAGACGGTGGCGGTGCGGGAGGGGAGCACAGTCGATGCGGCCGTGGGGGACCATCTGGGCAGCGTCACGGTGCTGGCGCAGGGCGGAAGCCCGGCGGGGGTCACGCGGTATCTTCCATATGGGGCGATTCGGGTAGAGAGCGGGGTTTGGGTCACCGACAAGAGGTTCACCGGCCAGCGGTGGGAGGCTTCTCTTGGCTTGTATGACTACAAGGCCCGCTTCTACGACCCCGCCCTGGGCCGCTTCCTGCAGCCGGATCCGCTGGTGCCCGAGCCGGGGAACCCGCAAGCGCTCCATCGGTATGCCTATGTTTACAACAACCCTTTGCGCTACGTCGATGGGGGTGGGCATCTCCCGGTCGTTCCCCTCCTGGTGGCCGGGGCAATCATCGCCCTCAAGATCATCGACTACGGCTGGACGGCATGGGATGCCTACCAGAGCCTGCGGGTGCTGAACGATCCCAACGCCCCGGAGGCGGCCAGGGCCGAAGCCGCCGCCAACCTGGCCCTCATCGCCGTCACCGAGGCCGCCGAGCCCGATGACCTGCTCCCGGTCACCCTGCCCCTCGATGATCTGGCCCGGAAAGGGATCTTGAAGGCAGGCCGGGAGATCGGAGAACAAGCCACACGACAGGCTGTGGAGGAAGTCGCGTCTGCAGCCATCCGGAAGCCGCCCATCGTCATCGGAGAGAATATGGAGCGCGTGCGAAGGTATGCCCAGAAGATCGGAGGAGAGACCATCGATGACTGGTTGGGTGGACGCAAGTGGACTCCGGAACTCAACGATGAATTTATAAATACAGTCAAGAGAGAGGGACGGGAGGTAGTAGACATTGGCCCTGATTTCAATCGTCGCTTAAGGTATCGACTGGATCCTACGGATCCTTTGGGACGGCCTCCGAGTATAGTCTACGGGCGAGAGCGTCGTCAACTATCAGGCTATCCAAATTACCGACGTGTATACGAGCGTTTCTGGAAATATGGTGGTGGCGTTCCAGGGCTAGATTATTAA
- a CDS encoding RHS repeat-associated core domain-containing protein, with protein sequence MASPAPTGGPFLGYREVTVTFQDRNGNPQRVEWTRFALPEGPTNDPWPVRGRPREHQIRSPNGQVLQAIASTYGISPTLGGAHFVFLQRQDATTDGRTTRTEWRYDGYGNVTAVFEHGFLDVAGDERTTHRGYAYNTSAWILDKVAWERVYEGISEDTGGAALQTETRFFYDGAASFTTPPTKGLLTRVDRGKEGWGWVREQAAYDVYGNPTVLTDARGFTTTFGYDPSGVYRVWERNPLGHITRYEHYGVNESDPGAGRGPVGALKRIVDPNGAATAYTYDPFGRLRTVVRPGDTWDSPTEEWRYYDGVDFPFTDRGPLMVVRLVRGTPGLAWCSGGLAFWERLYYDGLGRRVERQTPGPGWTCSGGGQEIVQYTRYDALGRAAEESLPYFVPQYTYATTPDGKVVTPYRDPDPNAPRVRTTYDALGRPLTVTAPDGAVTRYAYADGGVLALDPNGHQALRCADGLGRLAEVYAFKGTFSSPTFSAEPLAVARYRYNALDRLTDVRDPLGNRIRIAYDPLGRKVRMDDPAMGTWFYRYDAAGNLIAQVDARGWAVNAYYDPLGRLKGKTYTPNVPDGAAYVPPPDPGPSGYAVGFAYDEPGYGASLGRKTRAWTAEGIQRTWAYDARGRVLTATLTVDGQTYLQRFAYDAMDRLAQRVDPDGEVLTVAYGPHGWPTALTGWSLYAGNAAYNAAGQLTNLTLFGGGLLQRAYDPRTLRVVWIQGPGLDLGYAYDPAGNVWRITDTVWSEVWAFAYDELDRLTGMSGPVSGTWTLDEGGRWLRRTEGAQAWVYDYGDPAPPTVPPGPYRVYLPLVAKSRTVRCLDEAWHAAWAGSDRGRSWKLVSVSDGTTLGYDGNGNVVTRTVGGVEWRYVYDPENRLKEVWRGAERVASFRYDPEGNRVVREVGGLRTVVVDDGYEVRGGVVRKVYWLGGETVAVREGSTVDAAVGDHLGSVTVLAQGGSVAGATRYLPYGAIRWESGLWPTDRRFTGQRWEASLGLYDYWARFYDPTLGRFLQPDPIVPEPGNPQALNRYAYVYNNPLRYVDGSGHLPVAPLLVAGAIVLLKAIDYGWTAWDVYQSGRTLANPLATDEEKLVAGVNLALAVGLEAAEPEDWLPVSLPLDDLGRRALVAGLRERMQQGGLRAGVAFLREAVGEAAPQVIRRMYDLGVFGGIRSAGEWEAILQGVRKEAGLEVHHLIERRFAERVFGLDPDDVPAVVLDRTFHQQEVTARLFRELPTGRSYNAQQIWEAYKRVYGSGPGGLNRPEWLEAIWSYFERLGVKR encoded by the coding sequence ATGGCTTCACCGGCTCCCACCGGCGGCCCCTTCCTGGGCTACCGGGAAGTGACCGTGACCTTTCAGGACCGGAATGGGAATCCCCAGCGGGTGGAGTGGACCCGCTTCGCGCTCCCTGAAGGCCCCACGAACGACCCCTGGCCGGTTCGGGGGCGACCGCGGGAGCATCAGATCCGAAGCCCCAATGGGCAGGTCCTTCAGGCCATTGCCTCCACTTACGGTATTTCCCCCACCCTGGGCGGGGCGCATTTCGTCTTCCTCCAGCGCCAGGACGCCACGACCGATGGCCGCACTACACGCACCGAATGGCGCTACGACGGCTACGGGAACGTCACGGCGGTCTTCGAGCACGGCTTCCTGGATGTGGCCGGGGACGAGCGCACCACGCACCGGGGATATGCCTACAACACCTCGGCCTGGATCCTGGACAAAGTCGCCTGGGAGCGGGTCTACGAGGGGATCTCCGAGGATACCGGCGGGGCGGCCCTGCAGACCGAAACCCGCTTCTTCTACGACGGCGCCGCCTCCTTCACCACCCCACCCACGAAAGGCCTCCTCACCCGGGTGGATCGGGGCAAGGAAGGCTGGGGCTGGGTGAGAGAGCAGGCCGCCTACGACGTCTATGGCAACCCCACCGTCCTCACCGACGCCCGGGGCTTTACCACGACGTTCGGCTATGATCCGAGCGGCGTCTACCGGGTGTGGGAGCGCAACCCCCTGGGGCACATCACCCGCTATGAACACTACGGGGTGAACGAGAGCGACCCGGGCGCCGGGCGGGGGCCGGTGGGGGCTTTGAAGCGGATCGTCGACCCCAACGGAGCGGCCACGGCTTACACCTACGACCCCTTCGGGCGGCTGCGGACGGTGGTGCGGCCGGGGGACACCTGGGATTCCCCTACCGAGGAATGGCGCTACTACGACGGGGTGGACTTCCCCTTCACCGACCGCGGGCCCCTGATGGTCGTGCGCCTGGTCCGGGGAACGCCAGGGCTGGCCTGGTGTTCTGGGGGGCTGGCCTTCTGGGAGCGGCTCTATTACGACGGCCTGGGCCGGCGGGTGGAACGCCAGACCCCTGGTCCGGGATGGACCTGCTCGGGAGGGGGCCAGGAGATCGTCCAGTATACCCGCTACGACGCCCTGGGCCGGGCCGCCGAGGAGAGCCTGCCGTATTTCGTGCCCCAGTATACTTACGCCACCACCCCGGACGGGAAAGTGGTCACCCCTTATCGGGATCCAGACCCCAACGCCCCCCGGGTGCGCACCACGTATGACGCGTTGGGCCGTCCCCTCACGGTCACCGCCCCCGACGGCGCGGTCACCCGCTACGCCTACGCCGATGGCGGGGTGCTGGCCCTGGATCCCAACGGCCATCAGGCCCTGCGGTGCGCCGACGGCCTGGGCCGCCTGGCCGAAGTCTACGCCTTCAAAGGAACCTTCTCCTCCCCCACCTTTTCGGCGGAGCCCCTGGCGGTGGCCCGCTATCGCTACAATGCCCTGGACCGCCTCACCGATGTCCGGGATCCCCTGGGCAACCGGATCCGCATCGCCTACGACCCGTTGGGCCGCAAGGTGCGGATGGACGACCCCGCCATGGGCACCTGGTTCTACCGCTACGATGCGGCCGGCAACCTCATCGCCCAGGTGGATGCCCGGGGCTGGGCGGTGAACGCCTACTACGACCCCCTCGGTCGGCTGAAAGGGAAAACCTACACCCCGAACGTCCCGGATGGCGCCGCTTACGTTCCCCCGCCGGACCCGGGGCCTTCGGGGTATGCCGTGGGCTTCGCTTACGATGAGCCCGGGTATGGGGCCTCCCTCGGGCGCAAGACCCGGGCCTGGACCGCCGAGGGGATCCAGCGGACCTGGGCCTACGACGCCCGGGGCCGCGTCCTCACCGCCACCCTCACCGTGGACGGCCAGACCTACCTCCAGCGCTTCGCCTACGACGCAATGGACCGCCTGGCGCAGCGGGTGGACCCCGACGGCGAGGTCCTCACGGTGGCCTATGGTCCGCACGGCTGGCCCACGGCCCTCACTGGATGGAGCCTCTATGCCGGGAACGCCGCCTACAATGCCGCGGGCCAGCTCACGAACCTCACCCTGTTCGGGGGCGGCCTCCTCCAGCGCGCCTACGACCCCCGCACCTTGCGGGTGGTCTGGATCCAGGGGCCGGGGCTGGACCTGGGCTACGCCTACGACCCGGCCGGCAACGTTTGGCGGATCACGGACACGGTGTGGTCGGAGGTTTGGGCCTTTGCCTATGATGAGCTGGACCGCCTCACCGGGATGAGCGGGCCGGTGAGCGGGACCTGGACCCTGGATGAAGGGGGGCGGTGGTTGCGGCGGACGGAGGGGGCCCAGGCCTGGGTTTACGACTATGGGGATCCCGCCCCGCCGACTGTCCCGCCGGGGCCTTACCGGGTCTACCTCCCCCTGGTGGCGAAAAGCCGCACCGTCCGCTGCCTGGACGAGGCCTGGCATGCGGCCTGGGCCGGAAGCGACCGCGGGCGTTCGTGGAAGCTGGTCTCGGTGAGCGATGGGACGACGCTGGGGTATGATGGGAACGGGAACGTGGTGACCCGCACCGTGGGCGGGGTGGAATGGCGCTACGTCTACGACCCCGAGAACCGCTTGAAGGAGGTCTGGCGGGGCGCCGAGCGGGTGGCTTCCTTCCGGTATGACCCCGAAGGGAACCGGGTCGTGCGGGAGGTGGGGGGCCTCCGCACGGTGGTGGTGGACGACGGCTACGAGGTCCGGGGCGGGGTAGTGCGGAAGGTCTACTGGTTGGGCGGCGAGACGGTGGCGGTGCGGGAGGGGAGCACAGTCGATGCGGCTGTGGGGGACCATCTGGGCAGCGTCACTGTGCTGGCGCAGGGCGGGAGCGTCGCAGGGGCCACGCGCTATCTCCCGTATGGCGCCATCCGGTGGGAGAGCGGCCTCTGGCCCACCGACCGCCGCTTCACCGGCCAGCGGTGGGAGGCGTCCCTCGGGCTGTATGACTACTGGGCGCGCTTTTATGATCCCACGTTGGGCCGTTTCCTGCAGCCGGACCCCATCGTGCCGGAGCCCGGGAACCCGCAGGCGCTCAACCGGTATGCGTATGTTTACAACAATCCCTTGCGCTATGTGGATGGAAGCGGGCATCTCCCAGTGGCGCCGCTTTTAGTAGCCGGGGCGATCGTGTTGCTGAAGGCCATCGATTATGGATGGACCGCCTGGGATGTGTATCAATCGGGGCGGACGCTGGCCAACCCGCTGGCAACGGATGAGGAGAAGCTGGTTGCGGGAGTCAACCTGGCCCTGGCCGTGGGGCTGGAGGCGGCGGAGCCGGAGGACTGGCTCCCGGTCTCGTTGCCGCTGGATGATCTGGGGCGACGTGCCCTGGTGGCGGGGCTGCGGGAACGGATGCAGCAGGGTGGGCTGCGGGCGGGAGTGGCCTTCTTGCGGGAGGCGGTGGGCGAGGCCGCTCCCCAGGTGATCCGGCGGATGTATGACCTGGGGGTGTTCGGGGGCATCCGGAGCGCGGGGGAATGGGAAGCGATCTTGCAGGGGGTGCGCAAAGAAGCGGGCCTGGAGGTCCACCACCTTATCGAAAGACGGTTCGCCGAGCGCGTGTTTGGTCTCGATCCAGACGATGTCCCCGCCGTGGTGCTGGATCGGACCTTCCACCAGCAAGAGGTCACCGCACGATTGTTCAGGGAGCTACCGACCGGACGCTCCTACAACGCTCAGCAAATATGGGAAGCCTATAAGAGGGTATATGGTTCCGGCCCTGGAGGATTGAATCGACCGGAATGGCTGGAGGCCATCTGGTCCTATTTTGAGCGATTAGGGGTGAAGCGATGA
- the hisD gene encoding histidinol dehydrogenase yields the protein MEIYRWEALDPQTRRRLLLRARADLTEVLPEVKAILEDVRRRGDAAVQDYMRRFDGVDRPPSQWRVSREAMAAAWEELSPEVREALRREAEAVRRFHEAQRERPIWLMEMAPGVLAGQIIRPLDSAGLYIPGGRAVYPTIVHALGIPAAVAGVPRIVACTPPAGRHPAVLAAADAAGVTDFFLVGGVAAIAAMAYGTETIPRVDKIVGPGNIYVLAAKMLVMGETAIDMLAGPTEVVVLADETARPDWVAAELLAQAEHDPQTSCLLVTPVEELARAVRREIERQGPALPRWPIARQALETYGGLIVTADLETAIAVCNAYAPEHLAIYTRDPWAVLPRIRHAGSVFLGPWSAVAAGDYATGTNNTLPTGGWARAASSVSVDTFIRRIEVEALTEEGLRRLAPVITILAEVEGLHGHAASVRIRLSEGGEKFGQNANVL from the coding sequence ATGGAGATCTACCGGTGGGAGGCGCTGGATCCACAGACGCGTCGGCGCCTGTTGCTGCGGGCCCGGGCGGATCTCACGGAAGTGCTCCCCGAAGTGAAGGCCATCCTGGAGGACGTGCGCCGACGGGGCGACGCGGCGGTGCAGGACTACATGCGTCGCTTCGATGGGGTGGATCGGCCGCCGTCGCAGTGGCGGGTGAGCCGGGAGGCCATGGCCGCGGCCTGGGAGGAGCTCTCCCCGGAGGTTCGGGAGGCGCTGCGCCGGGAGGCCGAGGCCGTCCGTCGCTTTCATGAGGCGCAGCGGGAGCGGCCGATCTGGCTGATGGAGATGGCCCCCGGGGTGCTGGCCGGTCAGATCATCCGGCCCCTCGATTCCGCCGGGCTTTACATCCCGGGCGGTCGCGCCGTGTATCCCACCATCGTCCACGCCCTGGGGATCCCCGCCGCCGTCGCGGGCGTCCCCCGCATCGTGGCCTGCACCCCGCCGGCCGGGCGTCATCCGGCCGTGCTGGCGGCTGCGGACGCGGCCGGGGTCACGGATTTCTTCCTGGTGGGTGGGGTGGCCGCCATCGCGGCGATGGCCTACGGCACCGAGACCATCCCGCGGGTGGATAAGATCGTCGGCCCCGGCAACATTTACGTTCTGGCGGCCAAGATGCTGGTGATGGGGGAGACGGCCATCGACATGCTGGCGGGCCCGACGGAGGTGGTGGTGCTGGCCGATGAGACCGCCCGCCCGGATTGGGTGGCGGCGGAGCTCCTGGCTCAGGCGGAGCACGATCCCCAGACCTCGTGTCTCCTGGTCACCCCTGTCGAGGAGCTGGCCCGGGCGGTGCGTCGGGAGATCGAGCGTCAGGGCCCGGCGCTGCCCCGCTGGCCCATCGCCCGCCAGGCCCTGGAGACCTACGGCGGGCTGATCGTCACCGCGGACCTGGAGACGGCCATCGCGGTGTGCAACGCCTACGCGCCGGAGCATCTCGCGATCTACACCCGCGATCCCTGGGCCGTCCTCCCCCGCATCCGCCACGCCGGGTCGGTCTTCCTGGGGCCGTGGTCGGCGGTGGCGGCGGGGGATTACGCCACCGGGACCAACAACACCCTGCCGACGGGGGGCTGGGCCCGGGCGGCCTCCTCGGTTTCGGTGGACACCTTCATCCGGCGGATCGAGGTGGAGGCCCTCACGGAGGAAGGGCTGCGCCGCCTGGCCCCGGTGATCACCATCCTGGCGGAGGTGGAGGGGCTCCATGGCCACGCGGCCTCCGTCCGCATCCGGCTTTCTGAGGGTGGGGAGAAGTTTGGGCAGAACGCGAATGTTCTCTAA
- the hisIE gene encoding bifunctional phosphoribosyl-AMP cyclohydrolase/phosphoribosyl-ATP diphosphatase HisIE has translation MTPISTPSGWSSGSEEALRPAVVQDAVTGRVLMLGWMNEEALRRTRETGEVHFWSRSRGRLWRKGETSGNVLRVVEIRLDCDADAVLVQALPAGPTCHTGRPSCFHRALEGSETPPPSGSILHRLEQVVGSRRDHPEAGSYTAQLFAAGPDEIAKKIGEEAVEVLLALRHQSDRRVLEEAADLLYMLTVGLSLRGLSWDAVLQVLAERRGLR, from the coding sequence ATGACACCGATTTCAACCCCTTCCGGCTGGAGCTCGGGATCTGAGGAGGCGCTGCGCCCGGCGGTGGTGCAGGACGCGGTCACCGGCCGGGTGCTGATGCTGGGCTGGATGAACGAGGAAGCCCTCCGGCGCACCCGGGAGACGGGGGAGGTGCACTTCTGGAGCCGATCCCGGGGCCGCCTCTGGCGGAAAGGCGAGACCTCCGGGAACGTCCTCCGGGTGGTGGAGATCCGGCTGGATTGCGACGCGGACGCGGTCCTGGTGCAGGCCCTCCCGGCCGGCCCGACCTGTCACACCGGCCGGCCCAGCTGCTTCCACCGCGCGCTGGAGGGATCCGAGACCCCGCCGCCGTCCGGCTCCATCCTCCACCGCCTGGAGCAGGTGGTGGGATCCCGGCGGGATCATCCGGAGGCGGGGTCCTACACTGCGCAGCTGTTCGCCGCCGGCCCCGATGAGATCGCCAAGAAGATCGGGGAGGAGGCCGTCGAGGTGCTCCTGGCCCTCCGGCATCAGTCCGACCGCCGGGTCCTGGAGGAGGCGGCGGATCTTCTTTACATGTTGACGGTGGGCCTGAGCCTGCGCGGCTTAAGCTGGGATGCGGTGCTCCAGGTCCTGGCGGAGCGTCGAGGGCTTCGCTGA
- a CDS encoding queuosine precursor transporter has translation MPTRPYRFFDLVMALFVTVLIVSNIASSAKIVDWGVSLFGVRLAFDAGTILFPVSYIFGDILTEVYGYRRSRRVIWTGFACLALSAFILWLVRILPGDPEWERYAGQRAYEAILGGMSTGGIVLASLLGYWSGEFANSFTLAQMKILTRGRYLWSRTIGSTLVGELVDTGVFVTVASLFGVFPWSLFTTLVLTNYLFKVGVEAVMTPVTYLVVGALKQLEQEDYYDYDTDFNPFRLELGI, from the coding sequence ATGCCCACTCGCCCGTATCGCTTCTTCGATCTGGTGATGGCCCTTTTCGTCACCGTGCTCATCGTGAGCAACATCGCCTCCTCGGCCAAGATCGTCGATTGGGGGGTGAGCCTCTTCGGCGTGCGCCTGGCCTTCGACGCCGGCACGATCCTCTTCCCGGTGAGCTACATCTTCGGGGACATCCTCACTGAGGTTTACGGCTACCGCCGCTCCCGCCGGGTGATCTGGACCGGTTTCGCGTGTCTCGCGTTGAGCGCCTTTATCCTGTGGCTGGTGCGGATCCTCCCGGGGGATCCCGAGTGGGAGCGATACGCCGGCCAGCGCGCGTATGAGGCGATCCTGGGAGGAATGAGCACCGGCGGCATCGTCCTGGCCAGCCTCCTGGGCTACTGGTCGGGCGAGTTCGCCAACTCCTTCACCCTGGCTCAAATGAAGATCCTCACCCGCGGGCGCTACCTGTGGTCCCGCACCATCGGCAGCACGCTGGTTGGAGAGCTGGTGGACACCGGGGTCTTCGTCACCGTGGCCTCCCTGTTCGGGGTGTTTCCCTGGAGCCTCTTCACGACCCTGGTGCTCACCAACTATCTGTTCAAGGTCGGCGTCGAGGCGGTGATGACCCCGGTGACGTATCTGGTCGTGGGTGCCCTCAAGCAGCTGGAACAGGAGGATTATTACGACTATGACACCGATTTCAACCCCTTCCGGCTGGAGCTCGGGATCTGA
- the hisF gene encoding imidazole glycerol phosphate synthase subunit HisF encodes MALARRIIPCLDIRAGRVVKGVRFVDLRDAGDPVAHARFYEEEGADELVFLDITASVEDRGILLEVVRRVAEVLSIPFTVGGGVRDVEDFRALLRAGADKVSINTAAVQHPERITEAARRFGSQCVVVAIDAKRVGPDRWEVYIHGGRTPTGLDAVAWAREAERRGAGEILLTSIDADGTREGYDLALTRAVAEAVGIPVIASGGAGAPEHFYRVFTEGKADAALAASLFHFRELRIADLKRYLAERGIPVRLV; translated from the coding sequence ATGGCGCTGGCCAGGCGCATCATCCCGTGTCTGGATATCCGGGCCGGGCGGGTGGTCAAGGGGGTGCGGTTCGTTGACCTGCGCGACGCCGGGGACCCGGTGGCGCACGCCCGCTTTTATGAGGAGGAAGGGGCCGACGAGCTGGTCTTCCTGGATATCACCGCCTCCGTCGAGGACCGCGGGATCCTGCTGGAGGTGGTGCGTCGCGTGGCGGAGGTCCTCTCCATCCCCTTCACCGTCGGCGGGGGGGTCCGGGATGTGGAGGATTTCCGGGCCCTGCTGCGGGCCGGGGCGGACAAGGTGAGCATCAACACGGCGGCGGTGCAACACCCCGAGCGGATCACGGAGGCAGCGCGGCGCTTCGGCTCCCAGTGCGTGGTGGTGGCCATCGACGCCAAACGGGTCGGCCCGGACCGGTGGGAGGTTTACATCCACGGCGGGCGCACGCCCACCGGGCTCGACGCGGTGGCGTGGGCCCGGGAGGCCGAGCGCCGGGGGGCCGGGGAGATCCTGCTCACCAGCATCGACGCGGACGGCACCCGGGAGGGTTATGATCTGGCCCTCACCCGCGCGGTGGCCGAGGCGGTGGGGATCCCCGTCATCGCCTCCGGGGGGGCGGGGGCGCCGGAGCATTTCTACCGGGTTTTCACCGAGGGGAAAGCCGACGCGGCCCTGGCCGCCTCCCTCTTCCATTTCCGCGAGCTCCGCATCGCCGATCTCAAGCGCTATCTCGCGGAGCGCGGGATCCCTGTCCGCCTGGTCTGA